Sequence from the Anaerobaca lacustris genome:
GATGCCTCAGTCCCCACGAACGGAGTCCGACCGGATCGTCCCACGGGGTCATTCTGGGGACACCATACGCATTTCATGGGGGAATGGGGGACGCACGCCATTTTCCGGCTTCCCATTTGTCCGCCGGTGGCGTAGGCACGGATGTCAGCACGTGCTTTCCGCATATCTACTGTCTCTTGCGCTGCCGTCATGCGATTATCTCCGACCTTCGGCCACAATGGTAGCCGGTCCGGGCGGAGAGGGCAAGGGCGAAAGTGCGGTCTTCCAACGCGGCCATCGCCAGGGCTTTGCTGTGGTGCGTCTTGCGGCTGGCGCCGGCTGCAGTAGATGGCGCGCGTATCGACGAGGGCCGGCTTGCTTGTCTCAGTGGTGGGTGGTGGTGGCTGGGGTGTTTCGGGGTTAGTGACGGTCCCAGAGGCGCAGGCCGGGGACTTTGCGGAAGTGGGCGTCGAAGGTGGCGAGGACGGCGCCGGTTTCGATTGCGTGTGCGGCGATCCAGACGTCGTTGAGCGGCAGCGGCGTGCCCGCTCGCCGGAGGGAGTGCTTGACAGCGGCGAAGACCTCGGCCGTCTCCTGCGTGGCCGACAGGATTCGGACGGTCGGCCGGCTGACGAAGCGTCGGAGCAACCGGCGGTTACGGGGCTCCTTTGAACCGCCTTTGAAGCCAACGTACAGCTCGGCCAGAACGAAGACGGACACGTACACAACGTCCGCCTGCTCCAAAGCCTCCCTCACGTTCGGATCGCCCGCAAGCAGCCGGCTGTATGCGCTGGTGTCGATCAGGAGCCTGCTCATTGCCAATCCCGTGGATCGACCCGGCGCAGATCTTCGGTCTTCTTCTCGAATTGCCTGCGGTCGGCCTCGGACCAGACGCCGGAGAACTCGGCGAAGTCGGCCTTCCGGCCTCCGTTGCCGCCGGGCGCCAGGCCCAGCGCTTCGCGCAGCAGCAGCTTGACGGTTTTGTTGAGACTGAGCCCTTCGGCCCGAGCCTTCTCCTCGATCATCGCTTCGAGAGGGCCGTCCAGATTGTGGATCGTGATCGATTTCATCGCAGCACCTCACTTCTGAACCAGAATGGTTCATCTATGGTTCAATTATACGAACCTCTCGATCGCATGGCAAGCCCATTGCAGGGACAGCGTATCCGGCCGGCGCGGTTACATGGCGGGGACGTCTTCGACGTAGAGGTGGCCGGTGGGGCCGATTTTGAAGACGTAGATCAGGCCCTCGCGGAGCTGGGAGTAGATGACGTTGCCGTAGATGGCCTTGATGCCGTACTGGGCCAGGGCCTCGGGGTCGTGGGCCAGGTCCCAGATGTGGGTCCAGAACAGGTCGCGCTGGGCACGGGGCAGCAGTTCGAGCAGGTCGGCGTAGCGCTTCGGCTCGCCGCCGGGGGTCTCGATGGGGAACCCGTCCTGCGGGGCGGTCTTCTCGCCGTAGACGCGCCGCCAGATGTACAGGGCGCGGGCCTTGCCGTCCATGACCATCTCGTCGGTGAACTTGACGATCAGGGCGTCGAAGTGGATCACGTCGCCTTCGATGGTGTACTCTTTCTGGAGGATTCGCCGGGTCTTGTCGTCCCGGCTGGTCTCGACGAACTGCAACGTCGTCAGCAGGCGGCCGTCCGACTCGGTCCGCTGGCTGACCACCTTGGCGTAGCCGATCTGGTCCTCGGTCGTCAGATTGGTGATGGCCCCCTTGAGCTGCTGGTTCTCGGTGAGCAGGTCGTGGATCGTCATCGCGCCGCGGAAGAACCCGCGCCCGAAGAACGCGGCCGCCGCCAGGACCACCGCCAGGACACCATAGGACAAGATAGGTAGTTTCTTCACTGCTATCGACCTCGAATCACCTGCTCCGTGCAGGAGGACATACGAACGGCTCGAACTGAATGTTTCATCGGCTCCCGGCGGGCAATCTCTGCATTTTTCACGCCCGATAAGCCCGCAGCGTGGTTTGCCGTTTGCCTGTAGGCGCATACAGTTCATAGTGTGCCCGTAAGGGCATGTCGAGTCCGTCTTGAATTTGCCGGCCGGAATTGGTATGATGGAGGCTGCCGAAGAAGGGGTTTTGCGGCGATCGGGCCGCTTGGATCACGTCATCGAGGGGGATATGAATCGCAATTGCTTCGGGAGGATGGGTCGCAGGACGTTTCTCCGGCTGACCGGCGGCGTGGCCGGGGCTTGGCTGGCGGGTCGCTGTGCGTCCGCCCGGCATCTGCTGCTGGTGGACGCGACGGACGCCGAACGCATCTCCCGCATCGAGTGGATCGTCTACGACACCGGCCTTCGCGGCCCGCAGGACGCCTCGCAGGCCCGCTGCGCCGTCCGGATCACCACCACGCACGGGGCCCAGGGCTGGGCCGACGTCGGCGATTGGGCGGCCCCCGCCGATGACGACGCCGCACACGGCATCAGCGATACGCTGCTCGGCCGCTCGCCGTCCGAGCACGACAACCTCTGGCGGCAGTTGTACGAGCAGGGCCTGCCGCTGGCGACGCTCGGGGCGGTCGATACGGCCCTGTGGGACCTTCGCGGCCGCACCGAGGGCAAGCCCGTTCACGCCCTGCTCGGCACGACAAGGTCGGCAGCCAAGGCGCGCGCGAGCACGGGCTTCAACCTCGGCGAGCCGGCGGCATACGCCGACTTCGCCGTCGCGTGCCGGGACAAGGGCATTCAGGCGATTCGCATCCAGCCTTACGTGACATATGACGACGCGACCGGGCGGGCAACCGCCTTCCCTGACAGGGACATGGCCGTCTACAGCGCCGTGCGCGAGGCGGTCGGGGCGGACCATGCGTGCATGGCCGACCACGAGGGCATCTACACCTACGATCAGGCCTTGCGCGTGGGCCGGCTGCTGGACGACCTTGGCTATGCATGGTACGGCTCGCCGATGCCCGAGACCGACGACTGGCTCGACCGCTATGCGACGCTGGCGAGCGAGCTGCGAACGCCCATCTGCGCCCCGCGCAGCGACTCGGACTCGTATCAATCGCGTCTGCGGTGGATCGGCAGGCGAGCGTGCGACGTCTGCCGGATCGGCGTGCACCTCGGCGGGCTGACCGCCTGCCTGCAACTGGCCGGCGCCTGCGAGGAGGCGGGCATCGCGATGGACCTGCTCGGCGCCGGGCCCGACGCGTATCCGCACCTGCAACTGATCGGGGCGACCGAAGAATCGCTCGTCCCCTGGTTCGAGGTGGCCTCGCCCGACAACGAGAGCCGGACCCTGCCGGGCCGACTCACGCCCGAACCCCAGTTCGACGCCGACGGCCGCATCCCCATCCCCCAAACCCCCGGCTTAGGCCTCGAACTCGACTGGACCTACATCACCACCCACCGCATCGCCTGACCGCCCCGCCTGTCACCCCCAGCGAAGTCTCTCGCCCTGAGCAGCGTCCCATGTTAATGCGCCCAATACGCTCGCGCCGCCGGGTGAGCCGGGCGCGCGCCGAACTGCGAACAGTCACAGTCCCGCGCAGCGAGACCATCGACCTGACCGTCCCGCGCAGTTCGGGGAAGTTCAGATACGCGAACTCGCCCTGAAGCTCCATCGCCTTGCGGTCCCGCGCCCGGGCCGCCTCGACCGGGTCGTCAAAATCGCCGATCACCTGTCTTCGACCTTTATGGTGGATGACCGCCCTGTACTTGCCGGACAGGCAGTCGTAGCATACGCCGCGAAAACCGGTACCTCCTTCTCGTGGCCTGCTGTTGCAGTTGTTGGCGCCGATGCTGCAGTTCCGCATGTTGCTCACGCGGTTGTTCAATCCGTTGAGGTCGATATGGTCTACGACCATGCCTGGCGGGGTCTGCATGATCTGACGATGCATGAAAACCGTCTTGCCCTTCTCCTGCCGACAGGCGTAGTACGTGTGTTTGCCGCGCATGGCACACCACTTGTGTTCGCTGAGTTCTTTCAGGTTCTCGGGGTCCACAATGGCGAACTGGCCCTGGGTCAGCGGGATTCGGCAGCCACCGTCATCCGGGACCGTGATCTGCACCCCCGGCCTCGGGCGGAAGTTGCGGCACACGCTGCCCATATGGACGGCGCACGTCCGCCCCGGAGCGTCGGCCCAGGCCGAACAGATCCGCATCGCCGGCCAGCGCCGCAACGCCAGGTACAGCCAGCCCACCTCCGCCCGCTTCGCGTAGACGCAATTCGCACACACTCGATCGCACATAAGCTCCTCCTTTCCTCGTCGCCCGTGTCCCGACAACTTCAAACTGAAAACTTGAAACTTGAAACGGCTCTCTATCTCCTTTTCAAAGCGTCCCGGCCACACCAGCCGGAACGGGCGGAAAAACATCCGCCTCTACAGAAGGAAACTGTTGCACGTTTTTGACCAAAAATTCTCCGCCTCCCGCTCGAAAACCGCCGTAACCCCCTACCCCGCCAACAGTAAAAATTTCTTCGATGTCACCACCCGCGCGCAGAAAGGTGTTGCACGTTTTTGACCAAATCGCGTTCCCCCGCCAAGCGCAAATCCGCCTCCGAATCACCAGATTCCGTCGCTCCCCTCGGCTCCGCTCGGGGCAGGCGTCGCTCGCGGTGGACTCCGCGCGTATC
This genomic interval carries:
- a CDS encoding type II toxin-antitoxin system VapC family toxin, with product MSRLLIDTSAYSRLLAGDPNVREALEQADVVYVSVFVLAELYVGFKGGSKEPRNRRLLRRFVSRPTVRILSATQETAEVFAAVKHSLRRAGTPLPLNDVWIAAHAIETGAVLATFDAHFRKVPGLRLWDRH
- a CDS encoding enolase C-terminal domain-like protein, whose product is MNRNCFGRMGRRTFLRLTGGVAGAWLAGRCASARHLLLVDATDAERISRIEWIVYDTGLRGPQDASQARCAVRITTTHGAQGWADVGDWAAPADDDAAHGISDTLLGRSPSEHDNLWRQLYEQGLPLATLGAVDTALWDLRGRTEGKPVHALLGTTRSAAKARASTGFNLGEPAAYADFAVACRDKGIQAIRIQPYVTYDDATGRATAFPDRDMAVYSAVREAVGADHACMADHEGIYTYDQALRVGRLLDDLGYAWYGSPMPETDDWLDRYATLASELRTPICAPRSDSDSYQSRLRWIGRRACDVCRIGVHLGGLTACLQLAGACEEAGIAMDLLGAGPDAYPHLQLIGATEESLVPWFEVASPDNESRTLPGRLTPEPQFDADGRIPIPQTPGLGLELDWTYITTHRIA